Proteins encoded in a region of the Sander lucioperca isolate FBNREF2018 chromosome 4, SLUC_FBN_1.2, whole genome shotgun sequence genome:
- the LOC118494949 gene encoding ecto-ADP-ribosyltransferase 5-like, whose amino-acid sequence MPTWDRQTCQRKTVSACAVTSLVVLVGLLMFVVIYLTLSWQDVVEEHLMQDLPYDDMNDECRSKATVVTDKAMMQKWDTSTNFSQPWSNAEKKAREPAHKYMEKHHSVALYLYTNIMLQPVKQDIETAERSRKRLKKTFEPHSLYFFLSEAIQILKHSQVTCLQTNYRTETLLHLNISNKLIRFNTFTLGSDGWNFKRNASCFEVYTCFGADITLYSALKLNRQVLIPPYEVFKVTDTETNTQRCKIVYRLKSNLNCVYDRESNTLHPISALPVDGF is encoded by the exons ATGCCTACCTGGGACAGGCAAACATGTCAGAGAAAAACTGTATCTGCGTGTGCTGTTACTTCTCTTGTTGTTTTGGTGGGACTGCTGATGTTTGTTGTCATATATCTGACACTAAGCTGGCAGGATGTCGTTGAAGAG CATTTAATGCAGGATCTGCCGTATGACGACATGAATGACGAATGCAGATCCAAAGCTACAGTTGTGACTGATAAAGCCATGATGCAGAAATGGGACACCAGTACAAACTTTAGTCAACCTTGGAGCAACGCGGAGAAAAAAGCTAGAGAGCCTGCACACAAGTACATGGAGAAACACCATTCGGTGGCCTTATACCTGTACACAAATATTATGCTGCAACCTGTCAAGCAAGACATTGAGACTGCAGAAAGAAGTAGAAAACGActaaaaaagacatttgagCCCCACTCCCTTTATTTTTTCCTTAGCGAAGCCATTCAGATTCTGAAGCACAGTCAAGTGACATGTCTTCAGACAAATTACAGAACAGAGACACTTTTACATCTCAACATCTCTAACAAACTGATTCGGTTCAACACCTTCACATTAGGTTCTGACGGGTGGAACTTTAAAAGAAACGCTTCATGTTTTGAAGTATACACATGTTTCGGTGCTGACATAACACTTTATTCAGCCCTGAAATTAAACAGACAGGTGCTGATTCCTCCCTATGAGGTTTTCAAagtcacagacacagagacaaatacaCAGAGGTGTAAAATCGTCTACAGGCTGAAGAGCAACCTGAACTGCGTTTATGATAGAGAAAGCAATACGTTGCATCCAATATCTGCATTACCAGTGGATGGATTTTGA
- the LOC116042994 gene encoding ecto-ADP-ribosyltransferase 4-like, whose protein sequence is MKFGKGPVCELKSLRNCATLCVLLAVALLLFHDPFLLLWWPQKPTEKTKTGVLPLNMATDSIDDMYDGCRSETASVIDLFGVFEWNFNRNFSFAWASTEGGAKKPMHKHLKEEHAIVMYMYTKMKYIQQDFNQAVKTGKHKYNTDRFKFHYFYFYLTDAIQVLRHNQTSCRTTYHRTQKQFDHNVINTNMRFGAFSWVGSSKQSFDLNGNVSCFEIYSCFGADITHYSATNQMGQVLIPPYEVFKITHVLTNDPWCSVVYKLQSTKIPRRDLNCKLNQRQMKTYFEAVLTHWPTSSVGMMLACIMLLILISSVLVKRRQKHFVAAVLGALLVLMVILVI, encoded by the exons ATGAAGTTTGGCAAAGGACCAGTGTGTGAGCTGAAGTCACTGAGAAACTGTGCAACCCTTTGTGTGTTGTTGGCAGTGGCGCTCCTTTTGTTTCATGACCCATTTCTACTACTCTGGTGGCCTCAGAAACCTACTGAG AAAACTAAGACTGGTGTTTTACCTCTGAATATGGCGACAGATTCCATTGATGACATGTATGATGGTTGCCGTTCTGAAACAGCCTCTGTGATCGACTTGTTTGGCGTGTTTGAGTGGAACTTTAACAGAAACTTCAGTTTTGCCTGGGCTTCAACAGAAGGTGGTGCAAAGAAACCCATGCACAAGCACCTGAAAGAAGAGCATGCTATAGTTATGTACATGTACACAAAGATGAAATATATCCAACAAGATTTCAACCAAGCAGTGAAAACAGGGAAACACAAGTACAACACAGACAGATTTAAGTTCCACTATTTCTACTTCTACCTGACTGATGCCATTCAAGTTCTGCGTCACAATCAGACATCATGCAGAACCACCTATCACAGGACACAGAAACAGTTTGACCACAATGTCATCAACACAAACATGCGTTTCGGTGCTTTCTCCTGGGTAGGTTCAAGCAAGCAGTCATTTGATTTGAATGGCAATGTGTCTTGTTTTGAAATCTATTCATGCTTTGGTGCTGATATAACACATTACTCTGCCACAAACCAAATGGGACAGGTGCTGATTCCTCCCTATGAGGTCTTCAAAATCACTCATGTCTTGACAAATGACCCATGGTGCAGTGTGGTCTACAAGCTACAGAGCACCAAAATACCAAGGAGAGATttaaattgtaaattgaatCAAAGGcaaatgaaaacatattttgaaGCCGTTTTAACACACTGGCCCACAAGCAGTGTGGGGATGATGTTAGCATGCATAATGCTGTTGATTTTAATTTCTTCAGTCCTTGTTAAACGCAGGCAGAAGCATTTTGTGGCTGCAGTGCTGGGTGCTCTGCTGGTGCTGATGGTTATTCTGGTGATATGA